One region of Dryobates pubescens isolate bDryPub1 chromosome 20, bDryPub1.pri, whole genome shotgun sequence genomic DNA includes:
- the NKAIN1 gene encoding sodium/potassium-transporting ATPase subunit beta-1-interacting protein 1, with amino-acid sequence MGRCNGRCTLVGFCCLQLVAALERQIFDFLGYQWAPILANFLHIMAVILGIFGTIQYRSKYLMMYAVWLVLWVGWNAFIICFYLEVGRLSQDRDFIMTFNTSLHRSWWMENGPGCLVTPVMNSKLAPEDHHVITVSGCLLDYQYIEVLSSAAQIFLALFGFVYACYVSKVFLEEEDSFDFIGGFDSYGYQAPQKTSHLQLQPLYTSG; translated from the exons gtggcagctctggagaggcagATCTTTGACTTCCTGGGCTACCAGTGGGCTCCCATCCTGGCGAATTTTTTACACATCATGGCCGTTATTTTGGGCATTTTTGGGACCATCCAGTACAGATCCAAATACCTCATGATG TATGCGGTGTGGCTGGTGCTGTGGGTCGGCTGGAACGCCTTCATCATCTGCTTCTACCTGGAGGTCGGACGCTTGTCGCAG gaccGGGACTTCATCATGACCTTCAATACCTCACTGCACCGCTCGTGGTGGATGGAGAATGGCCCTGGCTGCCTGGTGACTCCGGTGATGAACTCCAAGCTGGCCCCCGAGGACCACCACGTCATCACCGTCAGCGGCTGCCTGCTCGACTATCAATACATCGAGGTGCTGAGCAGTGCCGCTCAGATCTTCCTGGCG CTCTTTGGCTTTGTCTACGCCTGCTACGTCAGCAAAGTGTTCCTGGAGGAGGAAGACAGCT TTGACTTCATTGGAGGCTTTGACTCCTATGGCTACCAGGCGCCCCAGAAGACGTCACACCTACAGCTACAGCCTCTCTACAC GTCTGGGtaa